In Candidatus Nealsonbacteria bacterium, the sequence TCAGAACCAATTGCTAAAACCTGACCTGTTTTTTTATTTACAGCAACTATCGAAGGCTCTTGCATAACAATACCCCTTCCACGTACATAGACCACAGAGTTGGCAGTACCAAGATCAATAGCAATATCCTCTGATAAAGCTTTAAAGATTTTTTTCAACATTCTTTTTTAAATTAGTAATTTCTATTAATTTTACTCTACTTTCATCTCTTCTTTTTAACTCAACAGAGTTTTTCCTTAACGTCTTTTCAGAAACAACAATCCTCATTGGAATACCTATCAAATCACAATCTGCAAACTTTTCTCCTGCTGATTTATCTTTCCTATCATCATATAATATTTCAATATTTTGTTTTTGTCCACCTATGCCGGAGGCTACGGCGGATCTACCGCAACTCCTCTTCTGAGAAGCAGAAACGGATAAATCCCTGTATATTTCATCTGCCTTTTTTCTTACATTTTTAGTATTATCAAGAGAAATTAAATGAATCTGAAAAGGAGCTATTTCCTTTGGCCAAATAATTCCATTTTTATCGCTATTGACTTCAACCGAGGTTGCCATTAATCTGGGAAGGCCAATTCCATAACACCCCATTAAAATAAATTTCTCTTTACCGTCTTTATCTTTATATTTAGCGTTCATATCCTTACTATACTTTGTCCCCAGATAGAAGATATGTCCTACTTCAATTGATTTTTTAGTCTCCAATGGACTTTTACATTGGGGACATTTTTTGTTTCTACCCATCACTTCAATATTTACTCCGTAATTACATTTTTTGCAAAGTAAAATCTTATCCTCGCCAATATTAGATATGACCATGAATTCATGAGAAAGCTTGCCGCCAATTGTACCAGAACTTGCTTCAACGCAAACTGTTTTTAACCCACACCTCTTAAAGATTTTAAAATAAGATTTTTTTATTTTTTCATAAAAATTGACCAAGTCTTTCTTATTAGAATGAAAACTATATAAATCCTTCATTATAAATTCTATTGTTCTTAAGAGTCCGCCGGTAGCCCGCATTTCATTACGGAATTTATTCTGAATCTGAAAGAGAAAGAAAGGTAAATCTTGGTAAGAACTAACTCTTTTTCGGACCATATCCACCATTTCCTCTTCATGGGTAGAACCCAAAGCTAATTCTTTATTGTGGCGGTCTTTCAATTTAAAAAGAGGTGGATCCATAGCATTCCAGCGTTTAGTTTCCTGCCAAAGATTCTTATTTTGAAAAGTTGACAAATATACTTCTTGAGCACCCAGCTCAAGCATTTCTTCCCGGATAATTTTTTCAATTTTTTTCAAAACTAAAAATCCTAAGGGTAAAAATCTATAAACTCCGCTAATTGATTGCTCAATAAAATCCCCTTTAATTAAATATTTATGACTAATAGCTATTGCAGTTCTTGCTATTTTCTTTTTAGTTTTTGTGAAAAGTTGGGATTGAAGCATATGTTTTAGAAAATTCTTGCTATATCTTTTATTGTTACCCAAACCATTAGCAAGAGCAAAGCCATAAAAGAAAAAGCAATCATTTTTTGTTGAATTTTTTCAGAAACTGGTTTTTTTCTTACGGCCTCAATTGCTAAAAATAAAATTCTACCTCCGTCTACTGCCGGAATAGGTAAAAGATTAAATATGGCTAATTGAATAGAAATTAAAGATAGAAAGTTCAAAAAATAAATTAATCCTAATCGTTGAGTCTGAGTTAACATTTGAAAGATTCCAACAGGTCCTACTATCTCTATTCCTGTCCGCTGGCCTAAAAATAAGTTTTCAAGAGCTTGAATATAAACTTGAATTACAGCCAAAGTAATCTTCCCCGTAGTCACAATTCCTTTAAAAGGAGCTAAATACCAGGGATGTTTTTGAATTGCCGTCCTAATTAAAGCTACTCCCATTGGTCCCTCACCTTCGGGCGGCAAAATTCTTGGTATTAAAGAAGCTTCGAAAACCTCTTTTTCTCTCTCAATTATCAAAATAATATTCTGACCTTTATTCTGGTTAATAATCTCTTTTATTTCTTTAATCTTCGTTACATCAAACCTCAAACCTCCAATCTTAAAACCTTTTATTATATCTCCTACTTTTAAACCCGCAATATCAGCCGGCGAATCTGAAGCTATATCTATAATATTGACTTTAGGATTTAAAAAATTAGAAATTTCTTCATCTTCAATCATAACAGGAGCGCCGAGACCAAAGACAATACTAAAAAGAATTGCTGCTATTACCCAAAAAGAAAGCACCCCTCCCAAAGCAATCAAAAATCTTTTTCCAACCGATTGTCGAGAAAAACTATGAGGATCACGGCTTTTTTCAATCTCTCCCGGCATCCTGACAAAAGCACCGAAGGGCAAAAGATTAAGAGAATAAATAGTTTCTCCAATTTTTTTTGCAATTATTCTTGGAGGATAACCTATCCCAAACTCTTCAACTTTTACTCTAAATTTTTTAGCCAATATAAAATGACCCAGCTCATGAAGAGTTATTAAACTAATAAGACTGATAAGACCTATTATAAATGTTAAAATCATCTAACCATTTTAACCTTCTATTTCTTTTTTCTTTTTTTGTACTATTTCTTCAATTTTCTCTTGAAACTCCTTTATCAAATCCTCTAGTTCATCTTTTCCTTTATACTTATCATCTTCACTAAGCTTGCTTTCTCTAAATGCTTCCTGTATCTCTTTCCAAGCCTCATCTCTCCACTTCCTGATTGTTTTTTTAATCTGTTCTTGTTTCTCAATAACTAAACGAATCAAATCATTTCTAAACTCTTCGCTTAAAGGCGGCAGGGTGATTCTAATTAGGGCTTTGTCAACTATTGGTGAAGCCCCTATACTGCTTTTTTCCAAAGACTTTACAATTTCCTCGATATAGGATTTGTCCCAGGGTTGAATCAAAATCTCTCTTGGCTGGGGAATTGATATTGCAGCTAACTGCTTCAAAGAATATATCTTGCCAAAATATCCGACGCTAATATTCTCAACTAAAGAAGGAGAAGCTCTCTCGGCTCTAATTTTTTGCAATTCTCTATTTAAAAAATTGACAACCTTTTCTAATTCAGGTTTTATTTTTTCAATAATGTCTTTGTAAGAAATTCTTTCTTCTGACATAAAATGGCTTAAAGCTTCATCATTAATATTTCTAAAGCTAATCTTGGGTTAATGTTCGTGGTTGAAATTACATAAATTGTTTCTTGAATAGCGTCGAGAATGTTTTTTATTTTTAATAAATTTGGTCTGTTTTTAGCAAAAAGTAAATTCTTTCTGAAATAAAACAACCAAGCATCCAATGTTTCTTTCAGGTCTTCTTTTTGGGATAATTCTTTAACATATTGAAAACGTAAAGAAAGCGGAGAATTTGAAATTTTTTCCAATTTTTTTATCTTTTTCTTTCTCTGTTCTAATTTCTCGGAGTTTTGCAAAAAATTAATAGCTTTTCCGGGTCTCCCTAATGAAAGTTCAACAATTTGTTTAATATCTTCCTTCGGAACTTTTTTTTGTTTCAAGTAAAGACTTATTTCTTCATTTTTCACGGAGTAAAACTTAACATTTTCACACCTTGAAAGGATAGTAGGTAAAAGATAACCTGGATGCTCTGTAATTAAAATTAAAAGACTTTTAGTTTTTGGTTCTTCTAAGCTCTTTAAAAAACAGTTTTGGGCCTCCCGGGTCATTAAATGAGCTTTATCAACTATTACGCCTAAAAGAGGTGCTTTTATAGGTTTTAAGGATAATTTCCAATTAAGCTCTCTAATCTGAGCAATTTGAATCTGCTCACGCACCAGAGCAGACCTCGGAGCGGGGGTGTTGCGCCCAACCGAACTTTGTTCTGGTCTGGGATGTTTTGTTCTTGGGACAATCAAAATAAAATCTGGATGACGAGACAGTTCTTCTTTAAAAAGAGAAGAAATTAGCTCTAAAGCTATTGTTCTTTTACCTAACTCTTCGGGTCCGGTAAACAGTAAAGCATGAGGAATTTTTCCTGAGCTAACTATTTTTTTTAAAAACTCTTGTTGTTTTTTATGGCCAATAATCACTGTTTCTTCCTCATTATTGTTTTTTTATAGAGGTCTAAATTTTCTAACATTACTCCTGTTCCCTTTGCTACGCATAAAGACGGGTCCTCAACTAAAATAGCTGGAACACCTATGGATTTGGCAATTAATTCTGGAAGATTATCTAATAGAGAACCTCCTCCTGTCATTACCATCCCTTTATTCATGATATCAGCCGACAGTTCAGGTGGAGTATCTCTAAGTACTAATTTAATTACGTGAATAATCTCGGAAAGAATATCAGAGAGGGCTTCGCACATATCATTTGACGAAATTTTAATATTTTTAGGTAATCCTAAAGACATATCTCTTCCTCGAATCTCCATCTTTTTTTCTTCCTTCTCGGGAAGAGCGGTACCGATTCTCTTCTTTATCTCCTCTGATGTTTGTTCTCCGATAGCTAAATTGTATTTCTTCCTAATATAATCAGAAATAGCAATATCCATTTTATCTCCTGCTATTCTTATAGAATGAAAATTAACAATTCCACCCAAAGAAATCACTGCAGCTTCAGTTGTCCCTCCCCCAATATCAACAATCATATTACCGGAACAACTATCAATTGGAACCCCCGCTCCAATAGCTGCTAAGATGGGCTCTTTCGCTAAATAAACTGTTTTCGCTCCGACATTCATGCCGGCTTCAATTACCGCCCTTTTTTCAGTAGAAGTAATACCGGCTGGAACACCAATCATCAAATCTGGCTTGAAAAGGCGAAAATGACCCATCGTTTTATCAATAAAATGTTTAAGCATTGCCTGGGTTACTCTAAAATCAGCAATCACTCCGTCCTTAAGAGGTCGATAAATACGGATTGTATCGGGAGTACGTCCCATCATTTCTTTAGCTTCTCTTCCCACAGCTAAAATCTCATTCTCTGCTATGGCTACTGCCACTACTGATGGTTCTTGTAAAACCACTCCTTTTTTAGGAATAAAAACAACTGAATTGCAGGTTCCTAAATCAATACCAATTCTCATAGTAGTGCTAATACATAATCAGGTCGCTCGCCTTCGGCGAAAGCCTGTTTTCCTACATGGGGGAAACCTGAGAGTGGTGGACACTCACTCTCGCCCCCCCCCTCCGATATAGGAAAGTCTGTTTAAAAGATTATCTTTTTCCTCTTTAAAGATAACTTATCTTTTCAAATTTTGCAACTTTCAAAAAAAAAGAAGTCAAAAAATAGTCCTCTATAAGTTAATGGCTCTTGAAGTTAATATTTAAAACAAATATAATGTTTAAAATGAGAGGAAAAACTCGCAAAATTCTATTGTTTCTATTTTTCCTTATATTTATTATCTCAGCACCCTTATTGGTGTTTTATTTTCAGGGATATAGATTTGATTTTAAAAACAAAAAATTGATCCAAACGGGCGGTCTTTTCTTTAAAATAAAACCGAAACAAACAAAAATTTATTTAGACGAAAAATTATCAAAAGAAACTGATTTTCTTTTTGGTTCAGCTCTAATTGAAAATCTTTTACCAAAAAAATATAATGTTAAAGTAAAAAAAGAGGGGTATTTTGATTGGGAAAAAAACTTAGAAATAAGAGAAAAGGAGGTTACAGAAGCTAGAAATATTGTTCTTTTTCCAAATGATATTAATTTTAGTTTTTTATCAAAAGGAATTAAAGATGTTTGGCTTTCTCCCGACGAAAGAAAAATGATTTTTAAAGAAAAGAAAGAAGATATCTGGGAATTGAAAATTTATGATTTAGAGAAAAACTTAAAGAGCCACCTTCTTAAAGAAAGTGATATCTCAAGTAAAGGAGCTGATTTATTTGACCTGGAATTTTCCAGAGACGGAAAGAAAATATATTTTGATACTTTAATTGAAGAACAATTAAGAAAAAAGAAGAGTTTTGTTTTAGAAATCGATAAGAGCCCCCCTTTCTTAAAAGAAACTGAAAAAACTTTACCACCTCTGGAAAATATTATAACCTCTCAACAAATCAATGAAGAAGTTTATTATCTGGATAATTTTGGTTATCTTTACAAATCGGATAGTTCTTTCTCTAAAGCAGAAGAAATCACAAGAGTGCCTTTTCCTTTAAAACAGGAAACCGACTATCAATTATATGTTTTTTCTGACTTTGTCTTTCTAATAGAAGGAGGGAAATCTCTGCATTTATTAAATCAAGAAACAAAATTATTCGAAAATTTCTTCGAAGGAATAAAGTCTCTAAAAATCTCTCCTGATTTTGAAAAGATAGTCTATTTCTCTAATTACGAAATTCAAATTTTTTTCCTGAAAGAAAGTCCAAAGCAGCCAAAAAGGGAAAAAGGAGAAAATATGTTTTTACTCCGCCTTTCAGAAAAAATCAAAGATGTTTTCTGGATAACACCAAATCATTTGATTTTCAGCACCGAGAATAATATAAAAATTACTGAAATTGACAATAGAGATATAATAAATATTATTCAATTAGCTGAGTTTTCATCTTTTATTAAGAACCACGGAGAATCTACTAAAGACCGGGGAAATCTAAAAATATTCTGGAACTCTATTAATGAAAGACTCTATGTCTTAGCTAAAGAAAGTCTATGGGTTTCAAATAAACTGACTCCCTAAAAACTCTTGAAACTTAAAGGGTGAAACTTGAACCTTAAGCGGTTTTGTTTTGCGCCTGAATTCTTTTCTTAAATTCTTCCCAGTTTACATTTCCCCCTCCTGTCATCTGACAGACTTCTTTAAACGGACAATAACGACATTGCCAACTTAGGGGATAATCAGCGAGCTGGGAAGGAATAATATTTGAATCTATCTTTCTTTTTAGCTCGGTTAATTTTTTCAAAAGTCCCCGGGCTCTATTTTTATCATAATCTACTAAAAATTCTTTTAATTCCTGGCTATCTTTATTAACGTAAAGCAAAATTCCTTTTGATACTTTGAAAAAATGTAAATAAAGCTGAAGCTGGTCAACGTTTTCTACTTTAGGTTCTTTTAGATTTCTAAAAATCATACTGTTCATACTTTTGATGTCAACAATATATAAATCTTTTCCGTCACTAATGATTGCATCAGCCCTTCCAGCGATTAATTCTTTGGGAGGGATATTAACCTCTGACGCTACCACATGAATCTTTCTCAAACTCAACAAAGGCTTCATAATAAGCTGATGTATATAATCTCCGTGCTCAAACAATCTTAAGATTCTCGCTTCCATATCTTCTTTGGGAGCTTTTTTGAATTTATAAAATATTGCCCTTGGACATTTTCCAGCGTCGGTAATATAAAAACGGGTCCTTTCTCTATCTTTTTGGCGGTCTAAGTAAAATTGGTTGATAAGTTTTTTGAGCATAATAAATTAGGGTCTAGTATGTTTTTGTGTATGGTAATTTTAACAAATCCGGGGTTAATTGTCGAGGAATTTTACTCGATATATAAACTATTTTCCGCTTGAAAAATTATTTTGTTGTTATAATATAAAGAAGGTGTTTTAAAAATGTCATCAGGTAAGCCATCAGATGAAATTCTAAAGGCCTTAGAAAAGATTAATCAAGATTTATCAGGAGAACTTTTGATAAGTGCATTGGATAATTTGAAAAATATCGTAGAAAAAAGTGTCTTAGAAGACCATCATAAAGAATTACTCAGGAAAATATTTTTTTGGAAAAATATAAGGGAAAATCGAGAAGCTCGTGAAATTTTAAAGCAAATATTAACGAAATTCATTAGAGAAGCTATCCTTGACCTGTTTAAAGTCTTATCATATACCTTCAATAATCTTTAAACTATATCCTTTTTTAAAAAATCTCTTTTTAAAAGAGATTATTTTTTTATATAAGATTATCACAAGACTCAGGGTTACGAAAACGCTTTAGCGTTTCCTCCACTGCTTTGCTCTTCTGGCTCTTCTTAAACCAAACTTTTTTCTTTCTCTCATTCTTGAATCCCTTCTTAAAAAGCCAGCTTTTTTTAATCTTTTTCTAAAGTCGGGGTTAAAAAGAACAAGTACTCTGGCTATTCCATGACGAATAGCTTCTGCTTGACCGGAAATACCTCCCCCTTTCACGATTACTGAAATCCTAAACTTATCTATGCACTTCATTTTTTCTAAAGAAGCTAAAGCAGTTTTTTGAAGCTCAAGAATAGGAAAATATTTTTCCAATGGCTTTTTGTTAACTAAAAATTCTTTCTCTCCTTTAGTCCAAATTCTCACCCTGGCTACCGATGTCTTTCTTCTCCCTTGAGATTCATAATATTTATCAGGTTTACTAACCTTTTTTTCCGCCAGCTGGCGGATTTCTTTTCTTCTCTTGTCCTCCACATCCTTGACTACGGAGGGTTTCTCTACTTTCTTCTTTTTCTTTTCTTTCTTAGGAGCTTTAGGTTTTTTCTTGGTTTTTGTTTTAGTTTTTGTTTTAGTTTTTGTTTCTGTTTTAGCTTTTACCATATAATATTAATTTAAAACCTATTTAGATTTTTCAAATCTTAATCTTTTTATCTGTTTTGACCTTAATTTATTTTTTGGCAACATCCCATAAACTGCTTTTTTTAAAACTTCTTCAGGTTTTGTCTTAAAAAGTCGTTTTAAAGGAATTTCTTTCAATCCACCGGGATATCCTGAATATCGATAATATTTTTTCTGCTCCATTTTCCTTCCCGTAATTTTTAACTTCTCAACATTTTTAACAATTACAATATCACCCATATCTTTATAGGGTACAAAGTCAGGTTTTTGTTTGCCACGCAAAAGAATGGCGACTTTGCTAGCTAGCCTACCCAAAACTTTATCTTCAGCATCAATAGTATGAGTTTTCCGTTGCATAGCTAAATGGTTGCCATTCATTCTACTAATTCTATTATTGCCATTTTTGCCCCGTTGCTCTTTCTTGGTCCCAATTTAATAATTCTTGTGTATCCTCCTTTCCTCTCTTTATACCTCGGAGCTATTTCCTCGACTATTTTTTTTACCATTTGTGAAGAAAAATTCTTAGCTAATAGTCTTCTTGCTGACAGATCAGCCTTCTTGGCTTTAGTAATTTGTTTTTCGGCAAAAATAGAAAGCTCTTTAGCTTTAGCTTTCGTAGTTTTAATCTTTTCTTTTAAGAAAAATTCTCTGGCCAAAGACCTCAAAAGTGCTCTTCTTTGGTTTCTTTTCCTGCTAAGCTTTCTTCCTTTTTTTCTTTTTTTCATGTTTTTTGCTTTTAACTGTTTTATCGTGTTCTTTTTTCAACTCTCTCTTTCTCTTATCTTCAGCTTTAACTAAGGAGGATTCCTTTTTGAAGGTCTGAGAAAATAAATCAAAGTGATTTAATAAAATCTTTGAAGCTCTGAAAAATGCCTCTTGGGGAGATATAATACCATCAGTCTCAATCTCTAAAAATAACCTATCAAAATCTGTTCTCTTCCCCACCCTCATATTCTCTACCTTAAAAGCCACTCTTTTTACCGGAGTAAAGATAGAGTCCAAAAGAATTACTCCAACTTCTAATTTTTCTTTCTTCCTTGCTTCTTTTGGTACATATCCTGTTCCTTTTTCAACCTGAATTTCTATCTCTAATTCTGCTTTTTTTTCGGTCAAAGTGGCAATATGGGCTTCTTTATCCACTAACTCTAATTGGGCTGGAAGTTTAAAATCAGAACCTGTCACTTTCTTTTCACCTTTTACCTTTAAAACAGCTTTTTGAGGCTCTTTTGTGAAAATCTTAAATCTTAACTTTTTTAAATTAAGTAGAATATCAATTACATCCTCGAGCACGCCGGGAATAGTTGAAAATTCATGGGAAACATTTTTTATCCTAACATGGGTGAGCGCAGCACCCTCTAAAGAAGAAAGTAAAACTCTTCTTAAAGAATTTCCAATTGTGACTCCATAACCCGGATAAAGAGCTTCTATTTCAAAAATGGCTTTATTTTTTTCTTTTTTAATAGCTTTTGGCTTAAGGGGTAAAGGAATCATGATTTAAAAAACAAGCAACAAGAGAAGGGGAATAAAGATTTTTCTTATTTTCCATTTCCTGCTCCTTGAAATTATCTTGAATAAAACTCGAAAATAGTTGGTATTTCCACCGGTGGAGATACTTCTTCTAAAGTAGGAATTCCAACTATTTTCCCTTCTAATTTTTCGGTATTTAATTCAAGCCAACTCGGAACTTTTTGTTTTTTCATTAAAGCTCTAATTTCTTTCACAACCTTCCTTCCAGATTTTTTAGGTTTTAGGGAAATAACATCTCCTTTTTTTAATTGGTGAGAGGGAATATTCATGGCTTTTTTATTAACCATAAAAAACCTATGCGACACTAATTGTCTTGCTTTAGCTCTTGAAAGAGTGAAACCTAATCTAAAAACTACATTATCTAAACGAAACTCTAACATTTGAATCAGTAAAGCTGAGGTATCTTTTACTTTGCCTCTTTTTCCCAGTATCTTCTTTATATAATTTTTAAACTGTTTTTCTCTTAAATTATACCAGTTTCTTAATTTTTGTTTTTCTCTCAACTCCTTTGCATATTCTGAAGGACGACTTCTTCTTCTTCTCTTTGCTTTTTGACCGGGAGGATAAGCCCTTTTTACCATAGCGCACTTTGGCGAAAAACAACGTTCGCCTTTTAAAAAAAGTTTTTCACCTACTCTCCGACAAATTTTGCACTTCGCATTTATCATCTTATTTCTTAATTCGTAGAATCAAGGTTCTGAGGAGCGGAGCGACGAATGGTTCTTAATTCAAAGAATCAAGGTTCTGAGGAGCGGAGCGACGAATGGTTCTTAATTCAAAGAATCAAGGTTCTCACCGAAGGTGAGGTTCTTACACTCTCCTTGGTTTTTTAGGCCGACAACCGTTATGGGGAACAGGAGTTACATCTTTAATTGAGATTATATCCAAACGCCGAGCCGCCAGACTTCTTATTGCCGAGTCCCTTCCGGAACCTATTCCCTTAACTAAAACCTTAATTTTTTTGATCTTCAATTTATCTACCACTTGACTCATTGCTTCAGCTACCTTTGAAGCAGCAAAAGGAGTGCCTTTCTTTGTACCTTTAAAACCAATTCTACCCGCCGAAGTCCAGTATAAAACATTTCCTTCAAGGTCAGTTAAGCTTAAGAGTGTATTATTATACGAAGAATAAATATAAATTCTCCCCTCTTTTACTTTCTGAGGAGCTTTTATTTTAACTTCTTTCCTTACAGCTGCTTCTACTTTTTCTCTCTCTTTTAATAATTCTTCTTTAGTTTTAACAACAACACGTTTCTTACCCATAGTGGTAATATTTTTTGATATTATTCTATTTTGAGGTTGGAGGCGGTTTTCTGCCTGAACCTACAGTTTTCCTTACATTTCCTCTTACTGTCCTGGTGTTTGTCTTGGTTCTCTGACCTCTAACAGGCAATCCTTTAGCATGACGAAGACCCCTCCATGTCCCGATATCTCTTAATCTTTTAATTGCCATCATTTTCCCTCTTTTCACTTCTCCTTCTACTTTATAATTTCTTTCAATTATTTCTTTTAAACGGTTAATTTCATCGGGTGTAAGATCTTTTGCTTTTTTAAAAGGATTTATGCTGGTTTGTATAAGAATTTTACTACTTAAAGAAAGACCTATTCCGTAAATGTAGGTCAAAGCTATTTCTATTTGTTTGTTTTCTGGTATATTAACTCCGGCAATTCTTGGCATTGTATTTACTTTTTTTATCCTTGTCTTTGTTTATGTTTAGGGTTCTTACATATTATATAAACCCGTCCTTTTCTCCGAACAACCTTACAATGTCGACACCTTTTTTTTACAGATGATTTTACTTTCATAAAAAGCTAATTATTTATTTCGATAAACTATTCTTCCCCTCTTTTCATCATAGGGGCTTAGCTCTACCGTTACTTTGTCACCTGGTAAAACTTTAATCCTATATATCCTCAACTTTCCGGCAAGATGACATAATGCCTCTTTCCCATCCTCTAATCTTATACGAAAATTACCAGCTGGTAGAGCCTCTAAAACTACTCCATATTTTTTAATTTTTTTGTTTTTCACCAATGATTGATAATTGATTAATTTACCAAAAATTTAAATTTTAGTCAACACTTTGGCTTTACTTAATACAAGCCCTTTTAGAATAGACTTTAATCTATAATAGGATATTTAATCTCAATTTTATTTAAATCCTCTGGTACACTTTTCACCCAAAATGGCCAAAATCTAATTTCTATATTGATAAATTCTGATTGTTTTTCCAGAAAAATTTTTGTTTCAATTAAGGATTTTCCGACTAACGACTCCTTTAAAAGTTGTAAATTAATATCGGGATACATCTTAATTGAAAAACTCAAAGAGAGAACAACCTTCCCAGATTCAAAATCAACAATTTGAGGAGTATAATCTATTTTTAAGCTCTCCTCGTAGAGTAATTTTTCTTCATGAGTTTCAGAAAAGATAAATTCTTTTACAAAATTTTGGACTTCTTCTTTTTTAAAAATAATCGTAGTAGCTTCTACCGTTGCTCCGGAATTAAATCTTTCTACCTCATTTCCTTCCTTTGCTAAAGAAAATATGTCTTTAATCTCTGTCTCTAAAATGTCGTCCAAAAATACGAATTCATCTGTAACCTTGTTTTCTAAACTTACCGCAGCTTTTGTTTTTGCTTTCTTTGAGACACTCTCTTTTGCATTTTCTATATCTTCTGTAGTAATTTGAGGTGAATCTCCTCCTCCTTTTATTTCTTCAAAAGACTCTCCGTAAAATTTAGTATACCTTGGAGTTCCTCTGAAAACAAAAATAGAAAAATGGGAAGGTCCAATATTATAATCTTCACCTGCTTCAGCAGCTATTACCGGAACGTCAACATATTTTGGGATAATTTTTCCATTTTCGATTTCAGCTCCAGGCACAGCAATTTTATCTTTTGATTTATATAGTTTTCCTTCAGAGGATACAAATCTTGTTTCTGCTAACCAATTTTCGGATTTTGTACTATAAGCATTATAAAGTCTAATAATACCTTCTGCTTTCTTTAAAGTTCTGCCAGAAGATAAAAAACTGTCAGAGATACTTTCTTCAATCTTAAGAAATTGACCGGGAATAGTTTTGTTTTCAAAATCAGGTTTTTCAACTTCTGTATCTATGGTTAAGTTTGTCTTAGAAAAATCTGTCTTTGTCTCCGGCCAAATTTTAATCTCAACTTTTGAGAGCTGAAAACCAACGATAACAGCTATTATTAAGGATAAAGGAATTAAAAACCAAACCCAGTTTATCTTGATTTTTTTAGGTAATTCTTCTTTCTCTTCTACTAATGGTTTTTCCATTTTTAAAGAGGAAGAAGGTTCTTCAGGCGGTAAAATGTCCCAGATTTTCCTTGTCATACTTTATATATTATATCAAAAAATCCTTTACTTTAAAATGAAGGATTAAAAAAGGATTAATGAGGTGGAATTTATTCAAGAATTGCTCGAATTCTTCTTATCCCGGCTCCTGCTGACT encodes:
- the rpsD gene encoding 30S ribosomal protein S4, producing the protein MINAKCKICRRVGEKLFLKGERCFSPKCAMVKRAYPPGQKAKRRRRSRPSEYAKELREKQKLRNWYNLREKQFKNYIKKILGKRGKVKDTSALLIQMLEFRLDNVVFRLGFTLSRAKARQLVSHRFFMVNKKAMNIPSHQLKKGDVISLKPKKSGRKVVKEIRALMKKQKVPSWLELNTEKLEGKIVGIPTLEEVSPPVEIPTIFEFYSR
- the rpmJ gene encoding 50S ribosomal protein L36 — its product is MKVKSSVKKRCRHCKVVRRKGRVYIICKNPKHKQRQG
- the infA gene encoding translation initiation factor IF-1; translated protein: MVKNKKIKKYGVVLEALPAGNFRIRLEDGKEALCHLAGKLRIYRIKVLPGDKVTVELSPYDEKRGRIVYRNK
- the rpsK gene encoding 30S ribosomal protein S11; protein product: MGKKRVVVKTKEELLKEREKVEAAVRKEVKIKAPQKVKEGRIYIYSSYNNTLLSLTDLEGNVLYWTSAGRIGFKGTKKGTPFAASKVAEAMSQVVDKLKIKKIKVLVKGIGSGRDSAIRSLAARRLDIISIKDVTPVPHNGCRPKKPRRV
- the rpsM gene encoding 30S ribosomal protein S13, producing the protein MPRIAGVNIPENKQIEIALTYIYGIGLSLSSKILIQTSINPFKKAKDLTPDEINRLKEIIERNYKVEGEVKRGKMMAIKRLRDIGTWRGLRHAKGLPVRGQRTKTNTRTVRGNVRKTVGSGRKPPPTSK
- a CDS encoding DNA-directed RNA polymerase subunit alpha, whose amino-acid sequence is MIPLPLKPKAIKKEKNKAIFEIEALYPGYGVTIGNSLRRVLLSSLEGAALTHVRIKNVSHEFSTIPGVLEDVIDILLNLKKLRFKIFTKEPQKAVLKVKGEKKVTGSDFKLPAQLELVDKEAHIATLTEKKAELEIEIQVEKGTGYVPKEARKKEKLEVGVILLDSIFTPVKRVAFKVENMRVGKRTDFDRLFLEIETDGIISPQEAFFRASKILLNHFDLFSQTFKKESSLVKAEDKRKRELKKEHDKTVKSKKHEKKKKRKKA